A genomic stretch from Solanum stenotomum isolate F172 chromosome 8, ASM1918654v1, whole genome shotgun sequence includes:
- the LOC125872252 gene encoding uncharacterized protein LOC125872252 isoform X2, whose product MERQPKQNGERKKIENEELVKYMSRLPSYLEKGENLQDKAFSVGVLDWRSLEKWRHEHVNVPCRSSVCSPSSSNTLSVSSMEGSSSNSSRARSCSPAHRRIPRPTSQSYYASPPKGTHPDVKSGSCGHLKNVKPGAAKFLHENQQINLLELSKDQHPRRASRVRRSLDVETHKRTSDSEGNMKIQDRECSPKGENELVESCHRVDDFDFIEKHKSDALQVPEPCQETNSCTTYFPPDSVARNQEAVKPSRQSFSCGFISAFYHGQLSPDIPSSCPLPRVAGESRMGQASSIDAKDTSSSSQTVQRSVYSGKKAPSPPRVNYKQEKKSTAMLKNPTTPKSSETTKVRNPSPTRRLSMAIGRIGQISGIKDMMTVSQGVKHPAEQSDSDKAQTPPSLETGCNKSDTTSRARTSPLRRLLDPLLKPKTGNCDNVTGSSTKRGESPTKRSLKVKLDLKGCRSIDIDDPHSKGTHAPSTLQALLQVAVKNGLPLFTFAVDNEVNILAATVKKFSSTLKENGCWIYTFFTIHETKKKSGSWLNQAGKNTGGGIMPNVVGKMKVSDVSFSESNRQKLDSHFRTREFVLFATDARHQPNDELGAIVVKSPNRSTTCPNGSIHQDRGCNNISASGVANPFEDLSMTAILPGGAHSLPNKGEPSSLIERWKSGGSCDCGGWDLGCQIRLLVNHRTISSCLRPELTAERFELLSQGGEQDSTPVFSLSRFKDGIFSVEFSSSLKLLQAFSICIAVLNGRNQEIF is encoded by the exons ATGGAAAGGCAGCCTAAACAGAAtggtgaaagaaagaaaatcgagaATGAGGAGCTTGTTAAATACATGTCAAGGTTGCCTAGTTATCTGGAAAAGGGGGAAAATCTACAGGACAAAGCTTTCAGTGTCGGCGTCCTAGATTGGCGTTCTCTTGAAAAATGGCGACACGAACATGTAAATGTACCTTGTAGAAGTAGTGTGTGTTCACCATCAAGCAGCAATACTTTATCAGTTTCCTCAATGGAGGGatcttcatccaattctagtaGAGCCCGAAGCTGCTCCCCTGCCCATCGAAGGATTCCTCGTCCTACATCACAATCATATTATGCATCACCGCCTAAAGGCACTCATCCTGATGTCAAATCAGGAAGTTGTGGACACTTGAAGAACGTAAAACCTGGAGCAGCTAAATTTCTTCACGAGAATCAACAAATAAATCTTCTAGAACTCAGCAAAGATCAACACCCACGGAGGGCTTCACGTGTTAGGAGATCACTTGATGTAGAGACACACAAGAGAACCTCTGATTCCGAGGGGAATATGAAGATCCAAGATAGAGAATGTTCTCCAAAAGGAGAGAATGAGTTAGTAGAATCATGTCATAGGGTTGATGATTTTGATTTCATAGAGAAACATAAATCAGATGCCCTTCAAGTACCAGAACCTTGCCAAGAAACTAACAGTTGCACTACTTACTTCCCACCTGATTCAGTAGCGAGAAACCAGGAAGCGGTGAAACCGAGTAGACAGAGCTTTTCTTGTGGATTCATTTCTGCATTCTACCATGGGCAGCTCTCTCCTGATATCCCTAGTTCCTGCCCCCTCCCTCGTGTAGCTGGTGAGTCGAGAATGGGACAAGCGAGTTCAATAGATGCAAAGGATACTAGCTCTTCATCTCAGACAGTTCAGCGTTCAGTATATTCTGGAAAAAAGGCTCCTAGCCCACCCAGAGTCAATTACAAACAAGAGAAGAAGTCAACTGCTATGCTAAAGAATCCAACTACCCCTAAATCTTCTGAAACTACAAAAGTCAGAAATCCCTCTCCAACTCGTCGTCTTAGCATGGCAATAGGAAGGATTGGCCAGATTTCTGGTATAAAAGATATGATGACTGTATCACAAGGGGTCAAACATCCTGCAGAACAATCTGATTCAGATAAAGCTCAAACTCCCCCCTCGCTTGAGACAGGCTGCAATAAATCCGACACCACTAGCCGAGCCAGGACGAGTCCCTTGAGGAGGTTGCTAGACCCACTGCTGAAGCCAAAGACAGGCAACTGCGATAACGTGACTGGATCATCCACGAAACGCGGTGAATCTCCTACAAAACGCTCATTGAAAGTTAAACTGgatttgaagggttgtagatcTATTGATATCGATGATCCACATTCTAAAGGTACACATGCACCATCAACATTGCAAGCTCTCCTCCAAGTAGCTGTGAAGAATGGTCTTCCTCTGTTCACATTTGCAGTTGACAACGAAGTTAACATTTTAGCAGCCACAGTGAAGAAATTTAGTTCGACTTTGAAGGAAAATGGTTGCTGGATTTACACTTTCTTCACCATTCATGAGACAAAGAAAAAGAGTGGAAGTTGGTTAAATCAAGCCGGAAAAAACACTGGTGGTGGAATTATGCCTAACGTAGTTGGCAAGATGAAGGTTTCTGATGTTTCATTCTCCGAATCAAACAGGCAGAAACTTGACTCACATTTTAGGACTAGGGAGTTTGTTTTGTTTGCTACAGATGCAAGACATCAGCCAAATGACGAGCTTGGAGCTATTGTCGTCAAATCACCCAATAGAAGCACTACTTGTCCTAATGGAAGTATCCATCAGGATCGCGGCTGCAACAATATTTCAGCCTCAGGCGTAGCAAATCCTTTTGAAGATCTTAGCATGACAGCTATACTTCCTGGTGGTGCACATAGCCTACCTAATAAAGGGGAGCCTTCTTCACTGATTGAGAGATGGAAATCAGGTGGATCATGTGATTGTGGTGGATGGGATTTGGGTTGCCAAATAAGATTACTTGTCAATCATCGAACGATATCCAGTTGTCTCAGACCCGAACTTACTGCTGAAAGATTTGAACTTTTGTCCCAG GGGGGAGAGCAGGACAGCACGCCAGTCTTCAGCTTGTCCCGGTTCAAGGATGGGATCTTTTCAGTTGAATTCAGTTCGTCGTTAAAGCTTCTGCAGGCATTCTCCATTTGTATAGCAGTTCTAAAtggaagaaatcaagaaatcttCTGA
- the LOC125873908 gene encoding 17.6 kDa class I heat shock protein — MSLIPRIFGDRRSSSVFDPFSIDVFDPFKELGFPVSNSGETSAFANTRIDWKETPEAHVFKADLPGLKKEEVKVEIEEDRVLQISGERNVEKEDKNDTWHRVERSSGKFMRRFRLPENAKMDQVKASMENGVLTVTVPKEEVKKPDVKSIEISG, encoded by the coding sequence ATGTCACTCATCCCAAGAATCTTCGGTGATCGACGAAGCAGCAGCGTGTTCGATCCATTCTCAATTGACGTATTTGATCCATTCAAGGAATTAGGCTTTCCAGTTTCTAATTCAGGGGAGACCTCCGCATTTGCTAACACTCGAATCGATTGGAAGGAAACTCCAGAAGCTCATGTGTTCAAGGCCGATCTTCCAGGGCTTAAGAAGGAGGAAGTAAAAGTGGAGATCGAAGAGGATCGTGTTCTTCAGATCAGCGGAGAGAGGAACGTGGAGAAGGAAGACAAGAACGATACTTGGCATCGGGTGGAGCGAAGCAGCGGGAAATTCATGAGAAGATTCAGACTTCCGGAGAATGCAAAGATGGATCAAGTTAAGGCTTCTATGGAGAACGGAGTGCTCACTGTTACTGTTCCAAAGGAAGAAGTGAAGAAGCCTGATGTCAAGTCCATTGAGATCTCTGGTtga
- the LOC125872252 gene encoding uncharacterized protein LOC125872252 isoform X1: MERQPKQNGERKKIENEELVKYMSRLPSYLEKGENLQDKAFSVGVLDWRSLEKWRHEHVNVPCRSSVCSPSSSNTLSVSSMEGSSSNSSRARSCSPAHRRIPRPTSQSYYASPPKGTHPDVKSGSCGHLKNVKPGAAKFLHENQQINLLELSKDQHPRRASRVRRSLDVETHKRTSDSEGNMKIQDRECSPKGENELVESCHRVDDFDFIEKHKSDALQVPEPCQETNSCTTYFPPDSVARNQEAVKPSRQSFSCGFISAFYHGQLSPDIPSSCPLPRVAGESRMGQASSIDAKDTSSSSQTVQRSVYSGKKAPSPPRVNYKQEKKSTAMLKNPTTPKSSETTKVRNPSPTRRLSMAIGRIGQISGIKDMMTVSQGVKHPAEQSDSDKAQTPPSLETGCNKSDTTSRARTSPLRRLLDPLLKPKTGNCDNVTGSSTKRGESPTKRSLKVKLDLKGCRSIDIDDPHSKGTHAPSTLQALLQVAVKNGLPLFTFAVDNEVNILAATVKKFSSTLKENGCWIYTFFTIHETKKKSGSWLNQAGKNTGGGIMPNVVGKMKVSDVSFSESNRQKLDSHFRTREFVLFATDARHQPNDELGAIVVKSPNRSTTCPNGSIHQDRGCNNISASGVANPFEDLSMTAILPGGAHSLPNKGEPSSLIERWKSGGSCDCGGWDLGCQIRLLVNHRTISSCLRPELTAERFELLSQQGGEQDSTPVFSLSRFKDGIFSVEFSSSLKLLQAFSICIAVLNGRNQEIF; this comes from the exons ATGGAAAGGCAGCCTAAACAGAAtggtgaaagaaagaaaatcgagaATGAGGAGCTTGTTAAATACATGTCAAGGTTGCCTAGTTATCTGGAAAAGGGGGAAAATCTACAGGACAAAGCTTTCAGTGTCGGCGTCCTAGATTGGCGTTCTCTTGAAAAATGGCGACACGAACATGTAAATGTACCTTGTAGAAGTAGTGTGTGTTCACCATCAAGCAGCAATACTTTATCAGTTTCCTCAATGGAGGGatcttcatccaattctagtaGAGCCCGAAGCTGCTCCCCTGCCCATCGAAGGATTCCTCGTCCTACATCACAATCATATTATGCATCACCGCCTAAAGGCACTCATCCTGATGTCAAATCAGGAAGTTGTGGACACTTGAAGAACGTAAAACCTGGAGCAGCTAAATTTCTTCACGAGAATCAACAAATAAATCTTCTAGAACTCAGCAAAGATCAACACCCACGGAGGGCTTCACGTGTTAGGAGATCACTTGATGTAGAGACACACAAGAGAACCTCTGATTCCGAGGGGAATATGAAGATCCAAGATAGAGAATGTTCTCCAAAAGGAGAGAATGAGTTAGTAGAATCATGTCATAGGGTTGATGATTTTGATTTCATAGAGAAACATAAATCAGATGCCCTTCAAGTACCAGAACCTTGCCAAGAAACTAACAGTTGCACTACTTACTTCCCACCTGATTCAGTAGCGAGAAACCAGGAAGCGGTGAAACCGAGTAGACAGAGCTTTTCTTGTGGATTCATTTCTGCATTCTACCATGGGCAGCTCTCTCCTGATATCCCTAGTTCCTGCCCCCTCCCTCGTGTAGCTGGTGAGTCGAGAATGGGACAAGCGAGTTCAATAGATGCAAAGGATACTAGCTCTTCATCTCAGACAGTTCAGCGTTCAGTATATTCTGGAAAAAAGGCTCCTAGCCCACCCAGAGTCAATTACAAACAAGAGAAGAAGTCAACTGCTATGCTAAAGAATCCAACTACCCCTAAATCTTCTGAAACTACAAAAGTCAGAAATCCCTCTCCAACTCGTCGTCTTAGCATGGCAATAGGAAGGATTGGCCAGATTTCTGGTATAAAAGATATGATGACTGTATCACAAGGGGTCAAACATCCTGCAGAACAATCTGATTCAGATAAAGCTCAAACTCCCCCCTCGCTTGAGACAGGCTGCAATAAATCCGACACCACTAGCCGAGCCAGGACGAGTCCCTTGAGGAGGTTGCTAGACCCACTGCTGAAGCCAAAGACAGGCAACTGCGATAACGTGACTGGATCATCCACGAAACGCGGTGAATCTCCTACAAAACGCTCATTGAAAGTTAAACTGgatttgaagggttgtagatcTATTGATATCGATGATCCACATTCTAAAGGTACACATGCACCATCAACATTGCAAGCTCTCCTCCAAGTAGCTGTGAAGAATGGTCTTCCTCTGTTCACATTTGCAGTTGACAACGAAGTTAACATTTTAGCAGCCACAGTGAAGAAATTTAGTTCGACTTTGAAGGAAAATGGTTGCTGGATTTACACTTTCTTCACCATTCATGAGACAAAGAAAAAGAGTGGAAGTTGGTTAAATCAAGCCGGAAAAAACACTGGTGGTGGAATTATGCCTAACGTAGTTGGCAAGATGAAGGTTTCTGATGTTTCATTCTCCGAATCAAACAGGCAGAAACTTGACTCACATTTTAGGACTAGGGAGTTTGTTTTGTTTGCTACAGATGCAAGACATCAGCCAAATGACGAGCTTGGAGCTATTGTCGTCAAATCACCCAATAGAAGCACTACTTGTCCTAATGGAAGTATCCATCAGGATCGCGGCTGCAACAATATTTCAGCCTCAGGCGTAGCAAATCCTTTTGAAGATCTTAGCATGACAGCTATACTTCCTGGTGGTGCACATAGCCTACCTAATAAAGGGGAGCCTTCTTCACTGATTGAGAGATGGAAATCAGGTGGATCATGTGATTGTGGTGGATGGGATTTGGGTTGCCAAATAAGATTACTTGTCAATCATCGAACGATATCCAGTTGTCTCAGACCCGAACTTACTGCTGAAAGATTTGAACTTTTGTCCCAG CAGGGGGGAGAGCAGGACAGCACGCCAGTCTTCAGCTTGTCCCGGTTCAAGGATGGGATCTTTTCAGTTGAATTCAGTTCGTCGTTAAAGCTTCTGCAGGCATTCTCCATTTGTATAGCAGTTCTAAAtggaagaaatcaagaaatcttCTGA
- the LOC125873359 gene encoding 17.7 kDa class I heat shock protein: MSLIPRIFGDRRSSSMFDPFSIDMFDPFRELGFPGNNSGETSTFANTRIDWKETPEAHVFKADLPGLKKEEVKVEIEEDRVLQISGERNVEKEDKNDKWHRVERSSGKFMRRFRLPENAKMDQVKASMENGVLTVTVPKEEMKKPDVKSIEISG; the protein is encoded by the coding sequence ATGTCTCTGATCCCAAGAATCTTCGGCGATCGACGTAGCAGCAGCATGTTTGATCCATTCTCAATTGACATGTTTGATCCATTTAGGGAATTAGGCTTCCCAGGTAACAATTCAGGGGAGACCTCTACATTTGCTAACACTCGAATTGATTGGAAGGAAACCCCAGAAGCTCATGTGTTCAAGGCTGATCTTCCAGGGCTTAAGAAGGAGGAAGTGAAGGTGGAGATCGAAGAAGATAGAGTTCTTCAAATCAGCGGAGAGAGGAACGTGGAGAAAGAAGATAAGAATGATAAGTGGCATCGCGTGGAACGAAGCAGCGGCAAATTCATGAGAAGATTCAGACTTCCGGAGAATGCAAAGATGGATCAAGTAAAGGCGTCTATGGAGAATGGAGTGCTTACTGTCACTGTTCCAaaggaagaaatgaagaagCCTGATGTTAAGTCTATTGAAATCTCTGGTTAA
- the LOC125874237 gene encoding UDP-glucose iridoid glucosyltransferase-like, producing the protein MEVEKQKSSRIVLVPCPFQGHINPMFELASLLYSKGFSITIAHTQFNFPNPSNHPSFSFLPIPDDPSQVQASSSNFIVLLLALNDNIAMPLREILVHQQQQSDEILCIIYDSIMYKVAEVANNLNIPSVILETSSANLFWTYAAFHRLEAEGYFPLKDSIAEDFVPGLDPLRFKDLPIFNFPNVDDLLHLFRTTSDIRRSSAIIWNTTECLEQPILEKLKQHYQIPCFPVGPMHKSIKNIITNSSLTTEDRNCIMWLDKQVAKSVLYVSIRSLASITEREVTEIAWGLVNSNQHFLWVIRSGSITESDLKLVFHEKSLKEAIDKRGYIVEWAPQKEVLGHFAIGGFLSHCGWNSTLESICKGVPLICRPCFGDQNVNSRYASYVWKVGIVLENKLERGEIERVVRKLMVSDEGEQIRQRAMDFKLEMENSVAENGTSYKCLDALVKFLLSL; encoded by the exons ATGGAAGtggaaaaacaaaaatcaagtAGAATTGTGCTAGTCCCTTGTCCATTTCAAGGTCACATAAACCCAATGTTTGAATTAGCCTCACTTCTTTACTCAAAGGGCTTTTCTATCACAATTGCTCACACCCAATTTAACTTTCCAAATCCATCAAATCATCCCAGTTTCTCTTTTCTTCCCATACCAGATGATCCCTCTCAAGTTCAAGCCTCTTCTTCTAATTTTATAGTATTATTGCTAGCTCTTAATGATAATATTGCGATGCCTCTTCGAGAGATATTggttcatcaacaacaacaaagtgATGAGATTTTGTGCATTATTTATGATTCTATTATGTATAAAGTAGCAGAGGTGGCTAACAATCTTAATATTCCTAGTGTCATTTTGGAAACTAGCAGTGCTAACCTTTTTTGGACTTATGCTGCTTTTCACAGACTTGAAGCTGAAGGTTATTTTCCGTTAAAAG ACTCAATTGCCGAAGACTTCGTGCCTGGACTTGATCCACTCAGGTTCAAAGATCTTCCCATCTTCAATTTCccaaatgttgatgatttgttaCATTTGTTTAGGACAACATCAGACATCAGAAGATCTTCAGCCATAATCTGGAACACAACAGAGTGTCTTGAACAACCAATCCTAGAAAAACTCAAACAACATTACCAGATCCCGTGTTTTCCAGTAGGTCCAATGCACAAATCCATTAAGAATATTATTACTAATAGTTCCTTAACAACAGAAGACAGAAATTGCATTATGTGGCTAGATAAGCAAGTTGCAAAGTCCGTCCTCTATGTCAGCATTAGAAGTTTAGCTTCAATTACTGAAAGAGAAGTAACAGAAATAGCTTGGGGATTAGTGAATAGTAATCAGCATTTTTTGTGGGTAATTCGATCCGGTTCAATTACTGAAAGTGATTTGAAATTAGTATTCCATGAGAAAAGTTTGAAAGAGGCTATTGATAAAAGAGGTTATATTGTGGAATGGGCACCACAAAAGGAAGTATTGGGACATTTTGCAATAGGAGGTTTTTTGAGTCATTGTGGATGGAATTCGACTCTGGAGAGTATTTGCAAAGGGGTTCCATTGATATGTAGGCCTTGTTTTGGGGATCAAAATGTGAATTCAAGGTACGCGAGTTATGTTTGGAAGGTGGGGATTGTGTTGGAGAATAAGTTGGAGAGAGGGGAAATTGAAAGAGTTGTGAGGAAACTAATGGTGAGTGATGAAGGGGAGCAGATTAGGCAAAGAGCTATGGATTTTAAATTGGAAATGGAGAATAGTGTTGCTGAAAATGGTACTTCTTATAAGTGCTTGGATGCTTTGGTGAAGTTTCTTTTGTCACTTTGA
- the LOC125873909 gene encoding 17.7 kDa class I heat shock protein-like produces the protein MSLIPRIFGDRRSSSKFDPFSMDMFDSFKELGFPVSNSGEISAFANTRVDWKETPEAHVFKADLPGIKKEEVKVEIVEDRVLQISGERNVEKEDKNDKWHRVERRSGKFMRRFRLPENAKIDQVKASMENGVLTVTVPKEEMKKPDVKSIEISG, from the coding sequence ATGTCACTAATTCCTAGAATTTTCGGTGATCGACGAAGCAGCAGTAAGTTTGATCCATTCTCAATGGACATGTTTGATTCCTTCAAGGAATTAGGCTTTCCAGTTTCAAATTCAGGGGAGATCTCTGCATTTGCCAACACTCGAGTCGATTGGAAGGAAACTCCAGAAGCTCATGTGTTCAAGGCTGATCTTCCAGGGATTAAGAAGGAGGAAGTGAAAGTGGAGATCGTAGAAGATAGAGTTCTTCAGATTAGCGGAGAGAGGAACGTGGAGAAAGAAGATAAGAATGATAAGTGGCATCGTGTGGAACGCAGGAGTGGGAAATTCATGAGGAGATTTAGACTTCCGGAGAATGCAAAGATAGATCAAGTTAAGGCTTCTATGGAGAATGGAGTGCTTACTGTTACTGTTCCAaaggaagaaatgaagaagCCTGATGTCAAGTCTATTGAAATCTCTGGTTAA
- the LOC125873910 gene encoding 17.6 kDa class I heat shock protein-like produces the protein MSLIPRIFGDRRSSSMFDPFPMDVFDSFKELGFPVSNSGETSAFANTRVDWKETPEAHVFKADLPGLKKEEVKVEIEEDRVLQISGERNVEKEDKNDKWHRVERSSGKFMRRFRLPENAKMDQVKASMENGVLTVTVPKEQVKKPDVKSIEISG, from the coding sequence ATGTCACTGATCCCAAGAATCTTCGGCGATCGACGAAGCAGCAGCATGTTTGATCCATTCCCAATGGACGTGTTCGATTCGTTCAAGGAATTAGGCTTCCCAGTTTCTAATTCAGGGGAGACCTCTGCATTTGCGAATACTCGAGTCGACTGGAAGGAAACTCCAGAAGCTCATGTGTTCAAGGCTGATCTTCCAGGGCTTAAAAAGGAGGAAGTGAAAGTGGAGATCGAAGAAGATAGGGTTCTTCAAATTAGCGGAGAGAGGAATGTGGAGAAAGAAGATAAGAATGATAAGTGGCATCGTGTGGAACGCAGCAGTGGGAAATTCATGAGAAGATTTAGACTCCCGGAGAATGCGAAGATGGATCAAGTTAAGGCTTCGATGGAGAATGGAGTGCTTACTGTTACTGTTCCAAAGGAACAAGTGAAGAAGCCTGATGTCAAGTCCATTGAGATCTCTGGTTAA